Proteins from a single region of Chitinibacter bivalviorum:
- the fliG gene encoding flagellar motor switch protein FliG, translating to MAANLNDDGVHKSALLLMSLGEDAAVEVFKFLGPKEVQKLGFEMANMNSVKREEMDAVLGDFIAATQNRANLGAADEYIRSVLTKALGTDKAANLLDRILQGNDNNGIESLKWMDSAAVAELIRNEHPQIIATILVHLEPDQSSEVMSNFPERVRNDVLLRIATLEGVQPAALKELNDVLTQLLSGSDKLKKSAIGGVQMAADILNFMGGVVEASAVANIREYDPELAQKIQDKMFTFDNVLDIDDRGIQLLMREVQSDSLIIALKGTSQALREKIFKNMSQRAAEMLREDLEAKGPVKLSEVEGEQKEILKIVRRLADEGQIVLGGSGGEGMIE from the coding sequence ATGGCTGCCAATTTGAATGACGATGGCGTGCATAAAAGTGCGCTCTTGCTGATGTCTTTAGGTGAAGACGCCGCGGTTGAGGTGTTTAAGTTCTTAGGGCCTAAAGAAGTCCAGAAGCTGGGCTTTGAAATGGCCAATATGAACTCGGTCAAGCGCGAAGAAATGGACGCGGTCTTAGGTGATTTTATTGCTGCCACTCAGAATCGGGCCAACTTAGGTGCGGCGGACGAATATATTCGCTCCGTTTTAACCAAGGCGCTGGGTACGGATAAGGCTGCGAACTTGCTCGATCGTATTTTGCAGGGCAATGATAACAATGGCATTGAGTCGCTCAAATGGATGGATTCAGCCGCAGTTGCTGAATTGATTCGCAATGAGCACCCGCAGATTATTGCCACGATTTTAGTTCACCTCGAGCCTGATCAATCTTCCGAAGTCATGAGTAATTTTCCCGAGCGGGTACGTAATGACGTCCTGCTGCGTATTGCTACGCTCGAAGGTGTACAGCCCGCAGCATTGAAAGAACTCAATGATGTTTTGACTCAGTTGTTATCTGGCTCGGACAAATTGAAGAAAAGTGCCATTGGCGGGGTACAAATGGCGGCCGATATTCTCAACTTTATGGGCGGTGTCGTTGAAGCTTCTGCGGTGGCCAATATTCGCGAATATGACCCTGAGTTGGCGCAAAAAATTCAGGACAAGATGTTCACGTTTGATAATGTACTCGATATTGATGACCGTGGTATCCAGCTCTTGATGCGCGAAGTTCAATCCGATTCGCTGATCATTGCGCTGAAAGGGACTAGCCAAGCTTTACGAGAAAAAATCTTCAAAAATATGTCGCAGCGCGCGGCGGAAATGTTGCGTGAAGATTTGGAAGCGAAGGGGCCGGTTAAATTGTCCGAAGTGGAAGGCGAACAGAAAGAAATTCTTAAAATCGTTCGTCGTCTTGCCGATGAAGGACAGATTGTCCTTGGCGGCAGTGGTGGCGAAGGTATGATTGAGTAA
- the fliF gene encoding flagellar basal-body MS-ring/collar protein FliF, whose protein sequence is MAEAGVAADNTLVTARNIGGLRQRFDALPAARKMMAMVMVAVIVAAAIGGLLWSKEPAYRILFTNLPDKDGGAIVQSLQQMNIPYKLDAGMISVPAQNIYDVRLKLAAQGLPKAGNTGFELLDNQKFGVSQFAEQVNYQRAIEGELVRSIESISAVEKARVHLATPKQTVFLRDQQKPSASVVLMLHPGRVLDGGQIAGIIHLVSSSIPGLPVSNVTVVDQDGNLLSRSADLNARGSLDQRQLQYISQIERGYVERLEAILAPIVGKDNVRAEVTAQLDFSEVEQTSETFKPNSPPNSAAIRSQQTLDQSGKTAEDAAMGVPGALSNQPPGAAAAPITAPIASGASGAAAVSSNTRKEATLNYEVDKTIQHVKQPIGIVKRLSAAVVLNYKAGKDKEGKVAYVPFTPAEMVQINNLVRESIGYNKERGDSINVVNAAFAESMPLEDKPLPDKALNYIQANAIDVLKMLVIGIASLYLLFFVVRPLMKDLTRSREESRTLELDLGEAGGGVFSLESGGSGDESPEEQNKMAAFADLLQQAKELAKNDPRMVATILREWMTAASDDKSNPNKVS, encoded by the coding sequence ATGGCAGAAGCAGGCGTCGCAGCAGATAACACCTTGGTGACAGCAAGAAATATCGGTGGGCTGAGACAACGCTTCGATGCGCTGCCGGCTGCTCGAAAAATGATGGCCATGGTGATGGTTGCTGTCATTGTTGCGGCTGCAATTGGTGGCTTGTTGTGGTCTAAAGAGCCTGCATATCGCATTCTGTTCACCAATTTACCTGATAAAGATGGCGGAGCCATCGTCCAATCTCTGCAACAGATGAATATCCCATATAAGCTCGATGCGGGGATGATTTCAGTACCAGCCCAGAATATCTATGATGTACGTTTGAAATTAGCAGCTCAAGGTTTGCCAAAGGCCGGCAATACGGGCTTTGAGCTACTGGATAATCAAAAATTTGGCGTTTCTCAATTTGCAGAGCAAGTGAATTACCAACGTGCAATTGAGGGAGAACTTGTCCGTTCGATTGAGTCCATTTCTGCCGTAGAAAAGGCGCGCGTCCATCTTGCAACCCCAAAGCAGACGGTTTTTTTACGTGATCAACAAAAGCCATCGGCATCGGTCGTATTGATGCTGCACCCTGGTCGCGTACTCGACGGCGGGCAGATTGCAGGCATTATTCATTTAGTTTCTTCCAGTATTCCTGGCTTGCCAGTTTCTAATGTCACTGTGGTTGATCAGGATGGGAATTTACTGTCCCGTTCGGCAGATTTGAACGCGCGTGGCAGCCTCGATCAACGCCAATTGCAATACATCAGCCAGATTGAGCGTGGTTATGTCGAGCGTCTGGAAGCCATTTTGGCGCCGATTGTTGGCAAAGATAATGTAAGAGCAGAAGTGACTGCACAGCTCGATTTCTCCGAAGTAGAGCAAACATCCGAAACCTTTAAGCCCAATTCGCCACCTAATTCGGCCGCGATTCGCAGCCAACAAACACTGGATCAAAGTGGCAAAACGGCAGAAGATGCCGCCATGGGCGTACCGGGTGCTCTATCTAATCAGCCTCCAGGCGCTGCGGCGGCACCCATTACGGCGCCTATTGCTTCGGGGGCGAGTGGCGCGGCTGCGGTAAGCAGCAACACGCGAAAAGAAGCGACACTCAATTATGAGGTCGACAAGACCATTCAGCATGTTAAACAACCGATTGGGATTGTTAAGCGTTTGTCTGCAGCGGTGGTGTTAAATTATAAGGCGGGCAAAGATAAGGAAGGTAAAGTGGCTTATGTGCCTTTTACCCCTGCTGAAATGGTCCAGATCAATAATTTGGTCCGTGAATCGATTGGTTATAACAAAGAACGTGGTGATTCAATTAATGTGGTCAACGCGGCCTTTGCTGAGTCGATGCCACTTGAAGACAAACCTTTACCTGATAAAGCACTCAACTACATTCAAGCCAATGCGATTGATGTCTTGAAAATGCTGGTTATCGGTATTGCATCGCTGTATCTGCTGTTCTTTGTGGTGCGGCCATTGATGAAAGACCTCACCCGTTCGCGTGAAGAAAGTCGAACTCTGGAGTTGGATTTGGGTGAGGCTGGCGGTGGGGTCTTCTCATTAGAAAGCGGTGGCTCAGGCGATGAGTCGCCAGAAGAGCAAAACAAAATGGCTGCTTTTGCCGATCTATTGCAACAAGCTAAAGAGCTGGCGAAAAATGATCCGCGTATGGTGGCCACAATCCTACGCGAGTGGATGACTGCTGCCTCGGATGATAAATCCAACCCCAATAAAGTTTCTTAA
- the fliE gene encoding flagellar hook-basal body complex protein FliE, with amino-acid sequence MSVQGIDQLLGELRSMSALASGQSASSPVAEAGGPKFADVLKESIDQVNQVQQDAQAKQVAFQAGDPDANLQDVMVSLQKASLSFQTMVQVRNKLVTAYQEVMNMQV; translated from the coding sequence ATGAGCGTGCAAGGGATTGATCAGCTGCTTGGTGAACTTCGGTCCATGTCTGCACTGGCTTCGGGTCAGTCAGCGAGTTCGCCAGTTGCAGAGGCGGGCGGCCCCAAGTTTGCCGATGTACTCAAAGAGTCCATTGATCAGGTGAATCAGGTGCAGCAAGATGCTCAAGCTAAACAGGTCGCATTTCAAGCGGGCGATCCTGATGCCAATTTGCAAGACGTCATGGTGTCATTGCAAAAGGCGAGTTTGAGTTTTCAAACCATGGTTCAAGTTCGTAACAAGCTCGTTACTGCTTATCAGGAAGTTATGAATATGCAGGTTTAA